One region of Syntrophobacter fumaroxidans MPOB genomic DNA includes:
- a CDS encoding tyrosine-type recombinase/integrase: MSVYRRGEVYWVDVKVKGHPRIRKSAATSERLKALDFEAALRRTLTGVVSHEPIRGEMSLSEAMARAFKVHWNHKKSAKTVGFHARSLLEKLGNDIRLKDIGENEVRGLVRQLQSDGNSAATINSKLSVLQTLLRMSCNEWRVIDRVPRFDRLKEKEGRLRTLSPEEESRLLALLRRTGRHDAADLYMVLLDTGASLSEVLSLKWKGVDLVGGKIGIDVESGRNRILPMTRRVRSMLMQRMGMGIKSPFSNVTYQQAEYNWKWVRKQMGLGGDPGFVIHSLRHTFAARTVQRGIGLPALKALLGHSTIRLTERYARFGAGNIDRAVDACSGGGVSGMEKRLPFDGRPG; encoded by the coding sequence ATGTCCGTGTACAGGCGAGGAGAGGTCTACTGGGTGGATGTCAAGGTGAAGGGACATCCACGGATCAGGAAGAGCGCCGCGACGTCCGAGCGGTTGAAGGCATTGGATTTCGAGGCCGCTTTGAGACGGACGCTGACGGGTGTGGTTTCGCATGAGCCGATTCGGGGGGAAATGAGCTTGAGTGAGGCCATGGCGCGGGCCTTCAAGGTCCACTGGAATCACAAGAAGAGTGCGAAGACCGTCGGGTTTCACGCAAGATCGCTGCTGGAAAAGCTGGGAAACGACATCCGACTGAAGGATATCGGCGAGAACGAGGTCCGGGGTCTGGTCAGGCAGCTTCAATCCGACGGGAACAGCGCGGCCACCATCAACAGTAAGCTCTCCGTGCTTCAAACCCTGCTGAGGATGTCGTGCAACGAATGGCGTGTCATCGACCGGGTGCCGCGATTCGACAGGCTCAAGGAAAAGGAGGGCAGGCTGAGGACCCTCAGCCCGGAGGAGGAGAGCAGACTCCTCGCGCTTTTGAGGAGAACGGGCAGGCACGATGCCGCGGACCTCTACATGGTGCTCCTGGACACTGGGGCCAGCCTGAGCGAGGTGTTGTCACTGAAATGGAAAGGTGTGGATCTGGTGGGCGGGAAAATCGGAATTGACGTGGAATCCGGAAGAAACAGAATCCTGCCGATGACCCGCAGGGTCAGATCGATGTTGATGCAGCGCATGGGAATGGGGATAAAGTCTCCCTTTTCGAACGTGACGTATCAGCAGGCCGAATACAACTGGAAGTGGGTTCGCAAGCAGATGGGGCTGGGAGGGGATCCCGGTTTTGTGATCCACTCGCTCCGGCACACCTTTGCGGCCCGGACGGTGCAAAGGGGTATCGGTCTGCCGGCGCTCAAGGCTCTTCTGGGTCATTCGACCATTCGATTGACCGAGCGCTATGCGCGGTTCGGCGCCGGGAACATCGACCGGGCCGTGGACGCCTGTTCGGGCGGCGGGGTTTCGGGAATGGAAAAACGCCTGCCTTTCGACGGGCGGCCCGGGTAG
- a CDS encoding glycosyltransferase family 2 protein — protein MLTGKKIVVVMPAYNAAQTLEQTFKDIPMDIIDEVLLVDDASRDETIKVAQRLGIKCFLHERNMGYGRNQKTCYTEAMKLDADIVVMLHPDYQYSPRIIPALAGLVASGEYDVALGSRILGGKTRQGGMPLYKYISNRFLTAFENLLLDAKLSEYHTGFRAFSRRVLETLPIWENSDDFVFDNEMLAQAIYFSFAVGEVSCPTRYFPEASSINFRRSVKYGLGVLATSVKFVLQRLGIARFRIFSPSGRTIKPPSYYQEKTSSP, from the coding sequence GAAAAAGATCGTCGTCGTCATGCCCGCTTACAATGCGGCGCAGACGCTGGAGCAGACGTTCAAAGACATTCCCATGGATATTATCGATGAGGTGCTTCTCGTAGACGACGCGTCTCGCGACGAAACCATCAAGGTGGCTCAGCGCCTGGGGATAAAGTGCTTCCTGCACGAGCGGAACATGGGGTACGGCCGCAACCAGAAGACCTGTTACACCGAGGCCATGAAGCTGGATGCCGACATCGTGGTCATGCTTCACCCCGACTACCAGTATTCGCCCAGGATCATTCCGGCATTGGCGGGCCTGGTTGCGAGCGGGGAATACGATGTCGCGCTCGGGTCGAGAATACTGGGCGGCAAAACCCGGCAAGGCGGCATGCCGCTCTACAAATACATCTCCAATCGTTTTCTCACCGCTTTCGAGAACCTGCTGCTGGACGCGAAGCTGTCCGAATACCACACCGGCTTTCGCGCCTTCTCGCGGCGCGTGCTCGAAACCCTCCCCATCTGGGAGAATTCCGACGATTTCGTGTTCGACAACGAGATGCTCGCCCAGGCGATCTACTTCTCCTTCGCGGTGGGGGAGGTTTCCTGCCCGACCCGCTACTTTCCGGAAGCGTCGTCGATAAATTTCAGGCGAAGCGTGAAATACGGCCTGGGCGTGCTGGCGACCTCGGTGAAGTTCGTTTTGCAGAGGCTGGGCATTGCAAGGTTCAGGATTTTTTCGCCCTCCGGCCGCACCATCAAGCCGCCTTCCTATTATCAGGAAAAGACCTCCTCACCCTGA